The sequence below is a genomic window from Haematobia irritans isolate KBUSLIRL chromosome 3, ASM5000362v1, whole genome shotgun sequence.
attattcaaagaaaacaaaatgttctagttttaattttatttttatgttttgctGTTCATAAATGatcaaaagaaaatatatattaaccCCTAATCCAGAGGTaacaactttaattttatttagtttaattattaaagattactaatttacattttgttatataatgacatttttttatagaactgattttattttttttatagtttatattaaattttacgcATACACATACAATATAAAATAAGGAGACAGCTTTATTTGCAAAGACATtgaacttttttgtttgtttataaacAGCAAAATGTATACAACATACATACGagcaaaaaaatctaaacatgAATCCTTTCCTTAAAATGGCAAGGATTCTTCTTTAGATTTCATAAGAGACATCCGAAGGGAAGGCTCCAGGCTGTTCCCACAGAACCATGTAGCATACCTTTGGaattatatattgaaatataattatgaatataATCATCGGGTTTTATTGTGCAATCAACAATGGTGatggttttaatttttaacaataaaaacacaattataTATTTAAGCTGATTCCCCAACTAACTAAAACCCCACACTGAAAAATACGTAAATTATCTAATAAGAATAAAAACATTAtcttgaaattaatttatcccaAATCCACTAAATTCTTAAcataattttgatattttaatatAGTCAACAAAAAACATAATTGCTTTAATTTATTTCGCCTTAAGATTCTTCTTTGAATTATTCTAATATATCGCCCACCCAAAATGTGTTATATTTAGAATTTACTACCGTGTAGTTTTAGTAGTTTCAATTTTCCctttaattttgtttgtaagTTTTCATCAAGCATATTTAAACCCTTTTGTGTACATTTTGAATCGCGCTAACATAGAACATCTTGAATTGCTAGATTTCATCTTCCTATACCAGGTATGGAAaaagaaaatcgaaatttttcttaatacaTCTACTGTCCATTTCTTCTCTTCTTGTCGTATATTATAGGTTAAGTTGTCTACaatttagtttaaaaaagaaaagaaaaaacaaatttgaatatgaattttagttttattttattttagtttattaaaaTCAACAGTTGTTGTgaaatatattctttaaaaataaaacgcaTATACTgctgaatgaaatgaaatacgaataaaatgtttacaagtgaaaatattaaaaaataatgttttttatttgattcagtAGGTCATTTGATGGTAAATgttatcacaattgactgactATATTatctaagaaaaaattgtcgaaaccatagaaaaatatttggccAACCACATGCAAAAGTTTCATACAAAATATATTAAcatcttttaattaaatatccataaaaaagaaacaagtgGAAAAATTGGAATATAGTAACCACTTAagaattaacaaaattgtacGAAAGACAAAGactattgagaaaaaaattaatacactTGGGTTGTGAATGAATTGCAGTGATAATGGCAAAGAATCCCATAGACGGACGGCAGGCTGAGCGATTCAAGACTAAATTTTCATTCAGGACCTCAAAACCCCCCAAAAGAGAATTTTCTGTACGTTCCTACTCTCAAGCATGTCGAATTTTTCAGAGAATAAAGAGTAGCTTACGCTCATAAAAATGTCGACATAACAGAGCATTgcgtaacatttttatttttttcaatcataAGGTGtgcactaagttcgagtttaacccctaaagtgaaaactaaatcagtaaaaaaaaaggcataaaattatacatatttgttgcaaattttattacaacttgatggggaatagcccaaaacaaattttcacaaagtttgtattccttaaaatagatcgaagaaaagtaatcgtgaaaaaatgacgattttagcaactaaacttaatacccacctttacccAAAGAaggacaaaacaagtataaacggccgtaagttcggccaggccgaatcttatgtaccctccaccatggattgcggatgaaatttgcttctcttagaggctccgaaagccaaatcgggggatcggtttatatgggggctatatataattttgaaccgatgtggaccaatttttgcatggttgttaaagaccatatactaacgcaatgtatcaaatttcagccggatcggatgaaatttgcttctcttagaggctccgaaagccaaatcgggagatcggtttatatgggggctatatataattatgggccgatgtggaccaatttttgcattgttgttagagaccatatactaacaccatgtaccaaatttcagccggatcggatgaaatttgcttctcttagagggtctgcaagccaaatttgggggtccgtttatatgggggctatacgtaaaagtggaccatttgcaataccatccgaccaacatcaataacaactacttgtgccacgttacaagtcgatagcttgtttcgttcggaagttagcgtgatttcaacagaaggacggacggacatgctcagaatttcaccacgacccagaatatatatacattatggggtcttagagcaatatttcgatgtgttacaaacggaatgacaaagttaatataccccccccccccatcctatggtggagggctaATACACTAAGGTTGATCGTAGTAATTGCGTTGAGAAATACAGTGATGCGAGGAATCATGATCCATTTTttggccgaacaccaaaaatagtttttcagcggtgtttTATCTGCTCTCAGAAATGCAGGTGAAATTTCTTAGTGTTTCCAAGCTTCTATACTTTTCTGTGTAACGCACcggtcggactcggctatgaaaGCATGTCGTTTTTAACTGAGCTGAACATAGGATCGAGTATCCTTTTTTCATCACTGCTTCATGATTACGGATTTAGATTAAAATTCCTAATTTTTAACcagttgataaaatatttagagTTTATTACACAAAAACTTGAGATTGTAATGAGAATCGTAAAGTTCACATttcgaaaaattagatttttaactAATCGAGTTTTGCAAAAACTGTTTCCCGTTTCAAGTCGGGCCTGAGAATTGAGgttggtactaagttcgagtttaaccgtCAAAAAATAGTAAGTTCGCTTTTCTGTTTTCAGAAATTGTCAATTCAATTGTACCATAGATTAACCGGAAGTTTTCTTATGTACCATTAATGCGGAAAGATACAAAAGAATCATTaagcctctaatgcccaagcccgcctttagaccggtatcattttataaggaagcttttagtaaaacacaccttaagacaacaaaaatggataaaataaaaagaaaaattagttgaaactgttcaagaggctttgcagcatatactgaattttactgtataaatttttcttgtttacttTTCTTTCTTTCGTGtcattaacattgaaaatttactcagctggcaaaaaaatggcGGCATTAGAGGGTTTAGTACATTTGTTATACCACTTTCATTCGATTTTGGTTTTGAgatgattaataaaattaaagatatttttaagttcttatgcgttttttcaTTGTTTAACTgaacaatataaataaatttatatttcaaattaCTGTAGATATTTTTTGCGGCTTTATgtgcatttcattttcattcgtttttatCTTAAGGTGGGTCCTACGACAGGTCTTCGTAACACAActctaaattaaaattacaaacacACTTATGATTTACAGATATTTAtacattgttataaaatttgaatgaaaaaaaaactaaaacaatgcATTTCATTGCGACATTTGTTTTTGCGGACATTTGTGAACATtcagactaatttttgtgtgaaactcTTTGCCACACGCTTCACAAACTGATGTTTTCGGGTTTAGATGGCGCTGCACATGCTCCTCTAGTCGAAAACgatgagaatattttctttcacaacattttacataaaattcagTATTGGGATGATCATCTAGGAAATGTTGCTGAAGTAGAGAAAAAGTAACGAACGATTTTTTACAAACTCGGCACTGTAAAGATGGCTTCCATATGGCGATAATAGCATCAATTTCTTGAACCGATTTTCTGACTTTATGTTTTAAGGAGTCAGCAGCACTACAAGACTCATGTTTGTGGGAACATAAATTGGCACGGCTCGAGAAACTTCTGCCGCATATCTTGCACTTGTAGGCATTAGGATCAAGATGCAATATTATATGTTCTTCAATTAAacatcgatagaaaaattttcgatggcaACAAGTGATATAGAATTCTTTGCGTATATGTTCGGTGCGAAAGTGTTCTTTTAAGAGAGAAAACGTTTTAAATTGTCCATGGCATTCTACACATTCTAAAACGGGCAAATATTGTGAAATAAGTTGATCGGATTCATCAACTGTTCTTTTTTTATCAACGTCAATAACAACAGAATTAGATTGGTTCGTTCTTGTGGATGTTTTGACAGACATTTTGCCATTTTGATTAATTAGTTCCATCATTTTCTTTGATTGCCTTTTACGACGTTTACTTCGCCTTATTTGTTCTGGCAGTGAacttaattttagtttattcgcCTTTTTTTCGTCTCTCGTTTTAGTAGATCTCGACCGTGTATCTACTTTTTTATGGGTTGACGTtatttttgaggaatttttcgATTCTGTAGCCTCACTTCTGGTATCATTTTCAGGGTACAAAAGATCGATGGAAACATTAGAATTTTCGGATAGGTATTCGGTATCATTCATATCGTAGCCTTCAGATATGTCATATGACTCGTCATCAGAAATATCGAAAACCTCAATTTCTTGCTTAACTGGCGCTGTGTTTTTATCCTCGCTTATATCAATATATTCGTTCGAGACTGTTATGGTTTTATTGATTTGTTTCAGTTTCTCTATTATTCCGATTTGCGCACCAATCACAAAATTTCGAAATGAGTGAAATTTATAAATACGATCCCAACATTGCcaacaaatagt
It includes:
- the LOC142231842 gene encoding uncharacterized protein LOC142231842 encodes the protein MSDQHLCRLCGDANSDLIQLYDEVGLHTQVYEITSYYFQSEFLDLDKGNYIKTICWQCWDRIYKFHSFRNFVIGAQIGIIEKLKQINKTITVSNEYIDISEDKNTAPVKQEIEVFDISDDESYDISEGYDMNDTEYLSENSNVSIDLLYPENDTRSEATESKNSSKITSTHKKVDTRSRSTKTRDEKKANKLKLSSLPEQIRRSKRRKRQSKKMMELINQNGKMSVKTSTRTNQSNSVVIDVDKKRTVDESDQLISQYLPVLECVECHGQFKTFSLLKEHFRTEHIRKEFYITCCHRKFFYRCLIEEHIILHLDPNAYKCKICGRSFSSRANLCSHKHESCSAADSLKHKVRKSVQEIDAIIAIWKPSLQCRVCKKSFVTFSLLQQHFLDDHPNTEFYVKCCERKYSHRFRLEEHVQRHLNPKTSVCEACGKEFHTKISLNVHKCPQKQMSQ